A genome region from Nymphalis io chromosome Z, ilAglIoxx1.1, whole genome shotgun sequence includes the following:
- the LOC126780245 gene encoding G-protein coupled receptor 52 isoform X2 has translation MPSRVLSARTGSEVSVADSPFATFESLTQAAVIAVMGVAIVVSNLLIIAAFLNFKGLSNEVINYYLLSLAVADLLCGLFVVPLSVYPAITGRWMFGDLMCRLAGYVEVTLWSVSVYTFMWISVDRYLAVRKPLRYETVQTRTRSQCWMVFTWISAAMLCCPPLLGYKKEANFDKETFICMLDWGTTYAYTATLVILVLGPSVISIVYNYFYIFSMKRKLNSGAPIHDKEYATALAENLSNPSHWMSFILVTAFWLSWAPYSGVRLYEYFTDQELKIPMLHFGVVWLGILNSFWKIVILISFSPQFRLALRILCLTACCRTKGRLQAELIGMDNDD, from the exons ATGCCGTCCCGCGTGCTGAGTGCTCGAACGGGAAGCGAGGTGAGCGTAGCTGACAGCCCGTTCGCCACCTTCGAGTCGCTCACGCAAGCTGCCGTCATCGCGGTTATGGGTGTGGCCATCGTTGTTTCCAACCTTCTTATCATTGCTGCTTTTCTGAACTTCAAAG GTTTATCGAATGAGGTTATCAACTATTACCTCCTGTCGCTGGCAGTTGCAGATTTGCTATGTGGCCTTTTCGTGGTTCCTCTATCTGTCTATCCTGCTATCACTGGCCGCTGGATGTTTGGAGATCTGATGTGCCGATTGGCCGGCTATGTTGAAGTTACACTTTGGTCCGTCTCTGTATACACGTTCATGTGGATCTCAGTGGATCGGTATCTCGCCGTGAGGAAACCTCTCCGTTATGAGACG gTACAAACTCGCACCCGAAGTCAATGCTGGATGGTATTCACCTGGATATCTGCCGCTATGCTCTGTTGTCCGCCTCTCCTTGGATACAAAAAGGAAGCTAATTTCGATAAGGAAACCTTTATTTGTATGTTGGATTGGGGAACGACGTATGCTTACACGGCGACTTTAGTTATTCTCGTTCTCGGGCCGAGCGTTATTTCAATAGTATACAACTACTTCTACATATTCTCCATGAAAAGAAAATTGAATAGCGGAGCTCCGATCCACGATAAGGAATACGCGACTGCGCTTGCCGAGAACCTCTCGAACCCGAGTCATTGGATGAGCTTCATTCTTGTCACCGCTTTTTGGCTCAGCTGGGCTCCGTATTCAGGCGTCAGGCTGTACGAGTACTTCACTGATCAGGAGCTTAAGATACCAATGCTTCACTTCGGCGTCGTTTGGCTCGggattttaaattctttttggAAAATTGTCATTCTCATATCTTTCAGCCCTCAATTTCGACTCGCGCTAAGGATATTGTGTTTAACAGCTTGCTGTCGAACGAAAGGCCGCCTGCAAGCTGAATTGATTGGCATGGATAATGATGACTAA
- the LOC126780245 gene encoding G-protein coupled receptor 52 isoform X1, which produces MPSRVLSARTGSEVSVADSPFATFESLTQAAVIAVMGVAIVVSNLLIIAAFLNFKGLSNEVINYYLLSLAVADLLCGLFVVPLSVYPAITGRWMFGDLMCRLAGYVEVTLWSVSVYTFMWISVDRYLAVRKPLRYETVSLTVQTRTRSQCWMVFTWISAAMLCCPPLLGYKKEANFDKETFICMLDWGTTYAYTATLVILVLGPSVISIVYNYFYIFSMKRKLNSGAPIHDKEYATALAENLSNPSHWMSFILVTAFWLSWAPYSGVRLYEYFTDQELKIPMLHFGVVWLGILNSFWKIVILISFSPQFRLALRILCLTACCRTKGRLQAELIGMDNDD; this is translated from the exons ATGCCGTCCCGCGTGCTGAGTGCTCGAACGGGAAGCGAGGTGAGCGTAGCTGACAGCCCGTTCGCCACCTTCGAGTCGCTCACGCAAGCTGCCGTCATCGCGGTTATGGGTGTGGCCATCGTTGTTTCCAACCTTCTTATCATTGCTGCTTTTCTGAACTTCAAAG GTTTATCGAATGAGGTTATCAACTATTACCTCCTGTCGCTGGCAGTTGCAGATTTGCTATGTGGCCTTTTCGTGGTTCCTCTATCTGTCTATCCTGCTATCACTGGCCGCTGGATGTTTGGAGATCTGATGTGCCGATTGGCCGGCTATGTTGAAGTTACACTTTGGTCCGTCTCTGTATACACGTTCATGTGGATCTCAGTGGATCGGTATCTCGCCGTGAGGAAACCTCTCCGTTATGAGACGGTTAGTTTGACG gTACAAACTCGCACCCGAAGTCAATGCTGGATGGTATTCACCTGGATATCTGCCGCTATGCTCTGTTGTCCGCCTCTCCTTGGATACAAAAAGGAAGCTAATTTCGATAAGGAAACCTTTATTTGTATGTTGGATTGGGGAACGACGTATGCTTACACGGCGACTTTAGTTATTCTCGTTCTCGGGCCGAGCGTTATTTCAATAGTATACAACTACTTCTACATATTCTCCATGAAAAGAAAATTGAATAGCGGAGCTCCGATCCACGATAAGGAATACGCGACTGCGCTTGCCGAGAACCTCTCGAACCCGAGTCATTGGATGAGCTTCATTCTTGTCACCGCTTTTTGGCTCAGCTGGGCTCCGTATTCAGGCGTCAGGCTGTACGAGTACTTCACTGATCAGGAGCTTAAGATACCAATGCTTCACTTCGGCGTCGTTTGGCTCGggattttaaattctttttggAAAATTGTCATTCTCATATCTTTCAGCCCTCAATTTCGACTCGCGCTAAGGATATTGTGTTTAACAGCTTGCTGTCGAACGAAAGGCCGCCTGCAAGCTGAATTGATTGGCATGGATAATGATGACTAA